Proteins from one Candidatus Margulisiibacteriota bacterium genomic window:
- a CDS encoding helix-turn-helix domain-containing protein, protein MGIQENEVYTPQEAISLLKISDSTFRRLIRKGVLKAAKIGGQYRILGKHLLQLLNPTLPAKIINVYKKVLKELE, encoded by the coding sequence ATGGGCATCCAAGAGAACGAAGTCTATACGCCTCAAGAGGCTATTTCACTCCTGAAGATCTCTGATTCGACGTTTCGCCGCCTCATTCGGAAAGGGGTACTCAAAGCGGCCAAGATCGGCGGACAATATCGTATTCTCGGCAAGCATCTCCTCCAATTGTTGAACCCTACATTACCTGCTAAAATAATAAATGTTTATAAAAAGGTATTAAAAGAACTGGAATAA